Proteins from a genomic interval of Pantoea deleyi:
- a CDS encoding serine/threonine protein kinase, whose amino-acid sequence MSEHDQPLNVPNALPLGYRFNEFEIKEVIGGGGFGIVYRAWDHQLERDIAIKEFMPASLAVRSDDLNLVLRSERFSKTFHAGLNSFIQEARLLARFNHPNLLHVLRFWVQNDTAYMGTVFYSGTTLSSFRERNPQSVNETWIRRLLPPLLGAIKTIHEAGYLHRDISLDNIQIQSSGEPILLDFGSARKTIGNLSDESETMLRPGYAPIEQYSDNDESEQGAWTDIYALGAVLHTLITGAPPPVSVVRSIEDNYQPLVQRRLAGYSASLLSAVDRALALKPEDRPQSIDDFAALMALPEREPEPLLSARISGPGTMLVPVEEEVVSKPDSPLKTLLGHRFALPGLVAAGVLVGLCAGLLMSGGHQATPPAETAQNDAPAATTTPASSAVTAPPTQTDEPAETVASTPVQRAETTPTATPEPEPQPAPPAAPVAQVYIRLQQGERVQVNGQPQALVPAVNGFATLQLPPGSYTFAISGQNGTRQQTLTISEEGVWLLDPHS is encoded by the coding sequence TGGCGGCTTCGGCATCGTCTATCGCGCCTGGGATCACCAGCTGGAACGCGATATCGCGATTAAAGAGTTTATGCCCGCCTCGCTGGCGGTGCGCAGCGATGACCTTAACCTCGTGCTGCGCAGCGAACGTTTCAGCAAAACCTTTCACGCCGGACTTAACAGTTTCATTCAGGAGGCGCGACTGCTGGCGCGCTTCAACCACCCGAACCTGCTGCATGTGCTGCGTTTCTGGGTGCAGAACGACACCGCCTATATGGGCACCGTGTTCTACAGCGGCACCACGCTCTCCAGCTTCCGCGAGCGCAATCCGCAGTCGGTCAATGAAACCTGGATCCGTCGCCTGCTGCCGCCGCTGCTGGGGGCGATCAAAACCATCCATGAAGCGGGTTATCTGCATCGCGATATCTCGCTGGATAACATCCAGATCCAGAGCAGCGGCGAGCCGATCCTGCTGGATTTCGGGTCGGCCCGGAAAACCATCGGAAACCTGTCCGATGAGAGCGAGACCATGCTGCGTCCCGGTTATGCGCCGATTGAACAGTACAGCGACAACGACGAGAGCGAGCAGGGCGCATGGACCGATATCTACGCGCTGGGCGCGGTGCTGCATACCCTGATTACCGGGGCGCCGCCGCCGGTGAGCGTGGTTCGCAGCATCGAAGATAACTATCAGCCGCTGGTGCAGCGCCGTCTGGCGGGTTACTCCGCATCGCTGCTGAGCGCCGTCGATCGCGCGCTGGCGCTGAAGCCGGAAGATCGTCCACAGAGCATCGATGATTTTGCGGCGCTGATGGCGCTGCCGGAACGCGAACCGGAACCACTGCTAAGCGCCAGAATCAGCGGGCCGGGCACCATGCTGGTGCCTGTCGAAGAGGAGGTGGTCAGCAAACCCGACTCGCCGTTGAAAACATTGCTGGGACACCGGTTTGCGCTGCCGGGCCTGGTTGCCGCGGGCGTGCTGGTGGGCCTCTGCGCGGGGCTGCTGATGTCAGGCGGCCATCAGGCGACGCCACCGGCGGAAACGGCGCAGAACGATGCGCCTGCCGCCACGACGACACCGGCCAGCTCTGCGGTTACCGCACCGCCAACCCAGACGGACGAACCCGCAGAGACGGTCGCCAGCACCCCGGTTCAGCGTGCCGAGACTACCCCTACAGCCACACCGGAACCGGAGCCGCAACCGGCACCGCCAGCCGCGCCGGTCGCGCAGGTCTATATCCGCCTGCAGCAGGGTGAGCGTGTTCAGGTGAACGGTCAGCCGCAGGCGCTGGTGCCAGCGGTAAACGGCTTTGCCACGCTGCAACTGCCACCGGGTAGCTACACCTTCGCCATCAGCGGTCAGAACGGCACCCGCCAGCAGACGCTGACCATCAGCGAAGAAGGCGTCTGGTTGCTCGATCCACACAGTTAA
- the tssI gene encoding type VI secretion system tip protein TssI/VgrG, with the protein MFSRITAQLPADGLLFHTLRGTETLSRPFVLTAELLSTDARIDRHALLGQPVTFTLPAGGLMSALNPRYLNGKITRVAVRSQELSGTRYALYELTVEPDLWPMQRDRNLRIFQSQTVPQIVQTLLKEYGVNVETRLAGSYRVWEYCVQYQESSLDFISRLMELEGMYYFFRHEADKHTLVLCDAPDQHQAFPGYETIAYHVTPSGGVVTEEGISQWSLAESVTPGIYSTDDYDFRKPNAWMLQARQNPASPVPGSVDVYDWPGHFVDHSHGESYARIRQEVWQAEHHRVSGSGTATGIAPGFTFSILNAPHFSDNGEYLVTSATYDFAENPYASGDGGASRHNIDFTVLPSSVTYRTPPETPWPKTHGPQTAKVVGPKGESIWTDRYGRVKVKFHWDRLAKGDDTSSCWVRVSSAWAGQGFGGVQIPRVNDEVVVDFINGDPDRPLIIGRVYNEASMPPWALPAAATQMGFLSRSKDGTADTANALRFEDKAGEEHLWIQAQKNMDTHVKNDASHSVANNHSHYAGGNELYRVETNRVHGVKGGEERLTGKGKLDAVVDTYVVGSGTKLRLECGESAIELNASGQINIVGKGFNIFVQGDGHITTSGGKLNLNTDDAKPGTSAPGSSHKQNISQAVENLFPPKQKGQAAPAAPKAAAAPATGAAAPKNGDNFSTISPIILRHEGGYANRASDKGGPTNHGIAWKTWKKYSKEDLGVEPTLENLKKITPEQAEIIYKKRYWDPSGFNDIKDPKLTLMSYDWSITSGGAGKQIQKLLNSQYGQNLKVDGVIGPDTISAMNSVEDSGKLTNSIAEIRKQYYTNLTISDPKNLPNLNGWINRVNDCLDFKG; encoded by the coding sequence ATGTTCTCACGCATTACTGCACAGCTGCCGGCGGACGGCCTGCTGTTCCACACGCTCAGGGGCACCGAAACGCTGTCGCGTCCGTTTGTGCTCACCGCCGAACTGCTCTCCACCGACGCGCGCATCGACCGTCACGCCCTGCTGGGCCAGCCGGTGACCTTCACGCTGCCGGCCGGCGGCCTGATGAGTGCGCTGAACCCGCGCTACCTCAACGGTAAAATCACCCGTGTCGCGGTGCGCAGCCAGGAGCTGAGCGGCACCCGCTACGCGCTTTATGAGCTGACGGTGGAGCCGGACCTGTGGCCGATGCAGCGCGACCGCAACCTGCGCATCTTTCAGAGCCAGACGGTGCCGCAGATAGTGCAGACGCTGCTGAAGGAGTACGGCGTGAACGTCGAGACGCGCCTGGCGGGCAGCTACCGGGTGTGGGAGTACTGCGTGCAGTATCAGGAGAGCAGCCTGGACTTCATCAGCCGCCTGATGGAGCTGGAGGGGATGTACTACTTCTTCCGCCACGAGGCGGACAAACATACGCTGGTGCTGTGCGACGCGCCGGACCAGCATCAGGCGTTTCCGGGCTACGAGACCATCGCCTATCACGTCACCCCGTCGGGCGGCGTGGTGACGGAGGAGGGCATCAGCCAGTGGTCGCTGGCGGAGAGCGTGACGCCGGGCATCTACAGCACCGACGACTACGACTTCCGCAAGCCGAACGCGTGGATGCTGCAGGCGCGGCAGAACCCGGCGTCGCCGGTGCCGGGCTCGGTGGACGTCTACGACTGGCCGGGTCACTTTGTCGACCACAGCCACGGCGAGTCTTACGCGCGCATCCGTCAGGAGGTGTGGCAGGCGGAGCACCACCGCGTCAGCGGGTCGGGCACGGCCACCGGCATTGCGCCGGGCTTTACCTTCTCGATACTCAACGCGCCGCACTTCAGCGACAACGGCGAGTACCTGGTGACCTCTGCCACCTATGACTTCGCCGAGAACCCCTACGCCAGCGGCGACGGCGGGGCAAGCCGCCACAACATTGACTTCACGGTGCTGCCGTCGTCGGTGACGTACCGCACGCCGCCGGAAACGCCGTGGCCGAAGACGCACGGCCCGCAGACGGCGAAGGTGGTGGGGCCGAAAGGCGAGTCCATCTGGACCGACCGCTACGGGCGGGTGAAGGTGAAGTTTCACTGGGACCGGCTGGCGAAGGGGGACGACACCAGCTCCTGCTGGGTGCGCGTCTCCAGCGCCTGGGCCGGCCAGGGGTTCGGCGGGGTGCAGATCCCGCGCGTGAACGACGAGGTGGTGGTGGACTTCATCAACGGCGACCCGGATCGTCCGCTGATTATCGGCCGCGTGTATAACGAGGCGAGCATGCCGCCGTGGGCGCTGCCGGCGGCGGCGACGCAGATGGGGTTTCTGAGCCGGTCGAAGGATGGCACGGCGGACACTGCAAACGCGCTGAGGTTTGAGGATAAGGCGGGTGAGGAGCACCTGTGGATCCAGGCGCAGAAGAACATGGATACGCATGTTAAAAATGACGCCAGCCATTCAGTTGCTAACAATCACAGCCATTATGCGGGCGGCAATGAACTCTACCGCGTTGAAACGAACCGTGTCCACGGCGTTAAGGGAGGCGAGGAACGGCTGACCGGTAAGGGTAAGCTTGACGCGGTCGTTGATACCTACGTCGTGGGTTCAGGGACAAAACTTCGCCTTGAATGCGGAGAAAGCGCCATCGAACTCAATGCCAGCGGCCAGATTAATATTGTCGGCAAGGGGTTCAATATTTTCGTGCAGGGTGATGGCCATATCACCACCTCGGGCGGAAAACTGAATCTGAACACGGATGACGCAAAACCTGGCACAAGCGCACCGGGATCCAGTCATAAACAGAACATCAGTCAGGCGGTAGAGAACCTGTTCCCGCCGAAGCAGAAAGGGCAGGCGGCACCTGCTGCGCCAAAGGCTGCGGCGGCCCCGGCGACAGGGGCGGCTGCGCCCAAAAATGGTGATAACTTTTCCACTATTTCACCAATAATTTTAAGGCATGAAGGTGGTTATGCAAACCGTGCTTCTGATAAGGGTGGTCCTACAAATCATGGTATTGCCTGGAAAACGTGGAAAAAATATTCAAAAGAGGATCTTGGCGTTGAGCCAACCTTAGAAAATCTGAAAAAAATCACTCCAGAGCAGGCTGAGATTATTTATAAGAAAAGGTACTGGGATCCAAGCGGTTTTAATGATATCAAAGACCCTAAATTAACGTTGATGTCCTATGACTGGAGTATTACCTCTGGCGGTGCAGGTAAGCAGATTCAAAAACTTCTGAATAGTCAATATGGACAGAATTTGAAGGTTGATGGAGTGATAGGACCTGATACAATTTCTGCTATGAATAGTGTAGAGGATTCAGGTAAGCTAACTAATAGTATTGCTGAAATCAGAAAGCAATATTACACTAATCTGACCATATCTGACCCTAAAAACTTACCTAACCTTAACGGCTGGATAAACAGGGTTAATGATTGTCTGG